One genomic region from Harpia harpyja isolate bHarHar1 chromosome 1, bHarHar1 primary haplotype, whole genome shotgun sequence encodes:
- the STMN3 gene encoding stathmin-3 isoform X1, whose translation MASTVSAYKEKMKELSLLSLICSCFHTQPHPNTIYQYGDMEVKQLDKRASGQSFEVILKSPSDLSPESPILSSPPKKKDLSLEELQRRLEAAEERRKTQEAQVLKQLAEKREHEREVLHKALEENNNFSRLAEEKLNYKMELSREIREAHLAALRERLREKASAVPQERAGCWCPGQGLGSGPCGVVPVRWA comes from the exons atggccagcaccGTCTCAG cctacaaggagaaaatgaaggagCTGTCTCTGCTCTCCCTCATCTGCTCCTGTTTCCACACCCAGCCCCATCCTAATACCATCTACCAGTATGGAG atATGGAGGTGAAGCAGCTGGATAAGAGGGCATCAGGCCAGAGCTTTGAAGTGATCCTGAAGTCCCCTTCAGACTTATCACCTGAGAGCCCaatcctttcctccccccccaagAAGAAGGACCTGTCCCTGGAGGAGCTGCAGAGGAGGCTGGAGGctgcagaagagaggaggaag ACCCAGGAGGCACAGGTGCTGAAGCAGCTGGCGGAGAAGCGGGAACACGAGCGGGAGGTGCTGCACAAGGCGCTGGAGGAGAACAACAACTTCAGCCGCTTGGCCGAGGAGAAGCTCAACTACAAGATGGAGCTGAGCAGGGAGATCCGCGAAGCACATCTCGCCGCCTTGAGGGAGCGGCTCCGTGAGAAGGCGAGTGCGGTGCCCCAGGAgagggctgggtgctggtgcCCAGGGCAGGGTTTGGGGTCTGGTCCCTGTGGGGTCGTCCCAGTGCGATGGGCATAG
- the STMN3 gene encoding stathmin-3 isoform X2 has product MASTVSAYKEKMKELSLLSLICSCFHTQPHPNTIYQYGDMEVKQLDKRASGQSFEVILKSPSDLSPESPILSSPPKKKDLSLEELQRRLEAAEERRKTQEAQVLKQLAEKREHEREVLHKALEENNNFSRLAEEKLNYKMELSREIREAHLAALRERLREKELHAAEVRRNKEQREEISG; this is encoded by the exons atggccagcaccGTCTCAG cctacaaggagaaaatgaaggagCTGTCTCTGCTCTCCCTCATCTGCTCCTGTTTCCACACCCAGCCCCATCCTAATACCATCTACCAGTATGGAG atATGGAGGTGAAGCAGCTGGATAAGAGGGCATCAGGCCAGAGCTTTGAAGTGATCCTGAAGTCCCCTTCAGACTTATCACCTGAGAGCCCaatcctttcctccccccccaagAAGAAGGACCTGTCCCTGGAGGAGCTGCAGAGGAGGCTGGAGGctgcagaagagaggaggaag ACCCAGGAGGCACAGGTGCTGAAGCAGCTGGCGGAGAAGCGGGAACACGAGCGGGAGGTGCTGCACAAGGCGCTGGAGGAGAACAACAACTTCAGCCGCTTGGCCGAGGAGAAGCTCAACTACAAGATGGAGCTGAGCAGGGAGATCCGCGAAGCACATCTCGCCGCCTTGAGGGAGCGGCTCCGTGAGAAG GAACTGCACGCAGCTGAAGTTCGCAGGAACAAGGAACAGCGGGAGGAGATCTCTGGATAA